Proteins co-encoded in one Papaver somniferum cultivar HN1 chromosome 5, ASM357369v1, whole genome shotgun sequence genomic window:
- the LOC113279852 gene encoding uncharacterized protein LOC113279852: MYELIAHQWPWSKGKQPPRYEKSRDYCEYHCFNENRTEKCKNLKIIIQKLIDAGDLKQYLQKAEIHDRAKRSKQVQLPKSNRTLNTISCSEFNGPSLTAQIGKRLRKQFEDHCELYKIDGVEVDEHEEWMNAPMTFDAEYVEEDMKEHNDPLVLTLPVAGCNVKKILID; this comes from the coding sequence ATGTACGAATTAATCGCTCATCAGTGGCCTTGGTCCAAAGGAAAGCAGCCACCCCGGTATGAGAAGTCAAGAGACTACTGTGAGTACCACTGCTTCAACGAGAATCGGactgaaaagtgcaagaacctcaaAATAATTATCCAAAAGTTGATTGACGCTGGTGACCTCAAGCAATATCTTCAGAAGGCAGAAATCCATGACAGGGCAAAACGAAGCAAGCAAGTCCAACTACCCAAGAGTAATCGAACGCTCAATACCATTTCATGCTCCGAATTTAACGGCCCCTCACTGACTGCCCAGATAGGaaaaagattgagaaaacaatttgAGGACCACTGCGAGCTGTACAAGATTGATGGAGTCGAAGTTGATGAGCACGAAGAATGGATGAACGCACCGATGACATTCGATGCTGAATATGTCGAGGAAGACATGAAGGAACACAACGATCCTTTAGTTCTCACGTTACCAGTAGCAGGATGCAACGTCAAGAAGATTTTGATTGACTGA
- the LOC113283173 gene encoding zinc finger transcription factor YY1-like isoform X1: MMENYHLYEKRAIPKSKAPATRWFKEWVPQDVISTGGKCKILKWVTEDTLKGLKAKVKEPRAEEQEPEPSTEVLFLCSYDGCGKTFIDAGALRKHSHIHGERQYVCHYEGCGRKFLDSSKLKRHFLIHTGERDFVCPHEGCGKAFSLDFNLRAHMRTHSQENYHICPYADCGKRYAHEYKLKTHIKSHHEKQNSPNNPVKHTPPVEKTPAAAKPPAVVYGSASSDRPYACPYEGCDKSYIHEYKLNLHLRREHPGHNPEEHVGKRAREADNEMDEGSDQDMYGGKSSSGKNVKRAKTKPVPKTVTPKVVPQRKAPAVVPTNYSLTRKPLPSKEAYEEEDSEETEEEDHDNVDEDGWRYAENNDDDEETDED; encoded by the exons ATGATGGAGAATTACCACTTATATGAGAAACGCGCAATTCCAAAATCTAAGGCTCCTGCTACCAGATGGTTTAAGGAATG GGTACCCCAAGATGTTATCTCAACTGGAGGGAAGTGCAAAATTTTGAAATGGGTAACAG AGGATACGTTAAAGGGCTTAAAGGCAAAAGTTAAAGAACCACGTGCAGAAGAACAAGAACCAGAACCAAGTACAGAAGTTTTATTTCTCTGTAGTTATGATGGCTGTGGTAAAACGTTCATTGATGCGGGGGCTCTGAGGAAGCATTCTCACATCCATGGGGAGAGACAATATGTTTGTCATTATGAGGGATGTGGAAGG AAATTTTTGGATAGTTCCAAGCTGAAAAGGCACTTTCTTATTCACACAGGAGAGAGGGATTTTGTATGTCCTCATGAAGGTTGTGGGAAG GCTTTCTCGTTGGATTTCAACTTAAGGGCACACATGCGGACCCATTCGCAAGAAAATTATCACATTTGCCCATATGCTGATTGTGGGAAGAGGTATGCTCACGAGTACAAGCTGAAAACGCACATTAAGTCCCACCATGAAAAG CAGAATTCTCCAAATAATCCCGTTAAACATACCCCACCTGTTGAGAAGACACCTGCTGCTGCAAAACCTCCTGCGGTTGTTTATGGCTCTGCTTCCTCCGACCGTCCTTACGCATGCCCTTATGAAGGATGTGATAAATCATACATTCATGAGTATAAGCTCAACCTCCATCTGAGAAGAGAACACCCTGGTCACAACCCTGAAGAGCATGTTGGCAAACGAGCTCGTGAAGCTGACAATGaaatggatgaaggcagtgaccAAGATATGTATGGTGGAAAAAGCAGCAGTGGGAAGAATGTCAAACGAGCCAAAACAAAGCCAGTCCCTAAGACTGTAACTCCAAAAGTTGTCCCTCAGAGGAAAGCACCGGCCGTTGTTCCTACAAATTATAGCTTAACTAGAAAACCGTTGCCGAGCAAAGAAGCTTATGAGGAAGAAGATAGTGAAGAAACTGAAGAGGAGGATCATGATAATGTGGACGAGGATGGATGGAGGTATGCAgaaaacaatgatgatgatgaggagaccGACGAGGATTAA
- the LOC113283173 gene encoding zinc finger transcription factor YY1-like isoform X2 → MMENYHLYEKRAIPKSKAPATRWFKEWVPQDVISTGGKCKILKWVTEDTLKGLKAKVKEPRAEEQEPEPSTEVLFLCSYDGCGKTFIDAGALRKHSHIHGERQYVCHYEGCGRKFLDSSKLKRHFLIHTGERDFVCPHEGCGKAFSLDFNLRAHMRTHSQENYHICPYADCGKRYAHEYKLKTHIKSHHEKNSPNNPVKHTPPVEKTPAAAKPPAVVYGSASSDRPYACPYEGCDKSYIHEYKLNLHLRREHPGHNPEEHVGKRAREADNEMDEGSDQDMYGGKSSSGKNVKRAKTKPVPKTVTPKVVPQRKAPAVVPTNYSLTRKPLPSKEAYEEEDSEETEEEDHDNVDEDGWRYAENNDDDEETDED, encoded by the exons ATGATGGAGAATTACCACTTATATGAGAAACGCGCAATTCCAAAATCTAAGGCTCCTGCTACCAGATGGTTTAAGGAATG GGTACCCCAAGATGTTATCTCAACTGGAGGGAAGTGCAAAATTTTGAAATGGGTAACAG AGGATACGTTAAAGGGCTTAAAGGCAAAAGTTAAAGAACCACGTGCAGAAGAACAAGAACCAGAACCAAGTACAGAAGTTTTATTTCTCTGTAGTTATGATGGCTGTGGTAAAACGTTCATTGATGCGGGGGCTCTGAGGAAGCATTCTCACATCCATGGGGAGAGACAATATGTTTGTCATTATGAGGGATGTGGAAGG AAATTTTTGGATAGTTCCAAGCTGAAAAGGCACTTTCTTATTCACACAGGAGAGAGGGATTTTGTATGTCCTCATGAAGGTTGTGGGAAG GCTTTCTCGTTGGATTTCAACTTAAGGGCACACATGCGGACCCATTCGCAAGAAAATTATCACATTTGCCCATATGCTGATTGTGGGAAGAGGTATGCTCACGAGTACAAGCTGAAAACGCACATTAAGTCCCACCATGAAAAG AATTCTCCAAATAATCCCGTTAAACATACCCCACCTGTTGAGAAGACACCTGCTGCTGCAAAACCTCCTGCGGTTGTTTATGGCTCTGCTTCCTCCGACCGTCCTTACGCATGCCCTTATGAAGGATGTGATAAATCATACATTCATGAGTATAAGCTCAACCTCCATCTGAGAAGAGAACACCCTGGTCACAACCCTGAAGAGCATGTTGGCAAACGAGCTCGTGAAGCTGACAATGaaatggatgaaggcagtgaccAAGATATGTATGGTGGAAAAAGCAGCAGTGGGAAGAATGTCAAACGAGCCAAAACAAAGCCAGTCCCTAAGACTGTAACTCCAAAAGTTGTCCCTCAGAGGAAAGCACCGGCCGTTGTTCCTACAAATTATAGCTTAACTAGAAAACCGTTGCCGAGCAAAGAAGCTTATGAGGAAGAAGATAGTGAAGAAACTGAAGAGGAGGATCATGATAATGTGGACGAGGATGGATGGAGGTATGCAgaaaacaatgatgatgatgaggagaccGACGAGGATTAA